From the Hordeum vulgare subsp. vulgare chromosome 1H, MorexV3_pseudomolecules_assembly, whole genome shotgun sequence genome, the window GCGTAACCCCCTCCAGACCACACCCCACCCCACACGTTACGATCTTGAGAGCAAGCAGCTAACTGGAACGAAAGGCCTGCCCGTTGGACGCCGAGGGGGCGGCCAGGAGCACTCCTCCATGGGAGGAGACGAGGCCAAGTTTTGTTTCCACGCGCGGAAATCATCGTCGAGATGGCGGAGGCGGGCAACCGGACGATGGAGCAGGGCGTGGCAGTCAATGGATGAGAGACTAGCAACAGGCATGAGTGGTGCACCTACGGACAGATTGCCCAGGCTAGTTTGCAACTTTGCATAGTCATAATAACAAATGCACCCAAAAATATAGAATCATTGTATTAGGGGTGCCGGATCGCTCTGTCAACCTGCCGCATTCACTGGTCCGGCATGCCATGCGACCAGGACGACGTACCTCTGTTGTCTCTCCGAAAGCAGCAAAGCAGCCGTTGTGCGCCATGTATGTATGCTTCGGCAGGTTAACTACGAAATCAATCGATACGGAAGCACtctctatattttttttaaagcAAAGCAATGGTTGATAATCGAATTCCCATAGACGAATCACGTACTAAGCAATGGTTGATAATAAGAGACTTCTTATTAGCCTCTTGGTCAACGGAATCCTATCTGGACAGTGTGGAACGGAACTAACATTATTCCAGATTTGGAGTTGAGGTAAAAGGACCTCAATACAACTACCACTTTATTTCATGTGCGACACGAGGCTACATCTTATTAATCTCTTATCGAACCAACTCTTATTGGAATGAGCTATAAACCAACTCAACATGATTTTCTAGGTTTGGAGAGTCGATTCTCGTGATCTGATGGACTTCAAAGGTTGGGTTATTTGTGATTATTGAACCAAATCATATCAAAGGTTATTGATTCAAATCAATCACTTCTTATTAGCCTCGTGCTGAACCAGATATTGGTGGAACACCATATAAGGGTACTAAGATTATTCCAGATTTGGAGTTGAGACAAAAGAACCTCAGTACAGCTGCTATACTATTTAATcagatttgtttctttttctatgtGATAAGGTGCACGCACATGTCCCGTTTCAGATCAAAGCAAAGCATTGTACAACCGCGTCTACAGACACCCCCGAACTCTGGGGACGCACAAGTGATTCACATCATGGACGCACGTCGGCACCTTGATCGATCACATAATATTGGGATGTTCTTGAATCAAATCTTGAGTAGTAGCACAGGAGAACACATAGCTGGTAGCCCAGATTACCAGACGAGGCGACCACATTCTTTGCCAGCCAAATCATAATCAACATTAATTAATTTGGAGTCTGAACTCTGAACACACTAATAGTTCTTCATATACCAACTAATCATGCATGTTAAACCAGGACTTTAACATAAGTGCATTGCAATACATGTTAGACGTCTTCTCCAAATAAAAAAGTACAAGTTGAACGAGATTAAGGCAGCAAGGACTCAACACGTGTTTACTCTCCTGTTTGTACTAACCCTGGCCAGGCCACCACGCAGGATCTATATAAACTATCAGGAACGGCACTAATGCTGGAGATAATTAGTCGTTCCGACTCCAACACACAGAAGAGAGATCGAGACTCTGTCATACAAGTATACATTATAAGTACTATCTTCACCTTTCTGCAAGTgaaacacacatacacacattacACCACATCAGAGTAGTCGTGTCTCGTGTGCGCGCACTACTCCATTGACATCGCCCATCGTCTGGCGGCGCCATGGTCGGCGGGGGCAAGAAGTCATACGTGGTCGCTGTGGCCATCCAGGCCCTCTACGCTGGCCTTTTCATCATCTCTAAAGCCGCCTTCGACAGCGGCATCAACACCTATGTCTTCATCTTCTACCGCCTCACCGCCGCCACTGCACTCCTCCTCCCAACCGCGCTTATCAACAACACCTGCCGCCGGAGCAGATCAACagcctcaacaccaccaccagctATGTCATGCCGGCTGCTCCTCAAGCTCTTCCTATGCGCCTTACTTGGGTATATGCAGATATTAACGCATTATCTAGTATTAGGCAATCCTATTCCTCTTTTTCACAAAAATGTAGTAGAAGTCGATCTCGATGATATAAATATTTTGGCGCATACCGAAGTATCAGTTATTTCGAGTTGAGTTTAGGAAATTGTTTATCAATTTGAATTAAGTTCGAATATGGTTTGAATTTTTATAACAAAAATTATTTGCCGTATCCAAATATTACAATTAAAAGAAATAGGTCGGGGCAACCGTTGGTTGTAAGGCAAAAAACGAGAGAAAACAAAAAGGATGGTTGAACTATGGATTTTTTGTttatttagaggaaaacaatgcGGACACCCAAGTTACAAGAAATCCATGCATGTAACCATATATCATTTTGGCATGCATGGTAGTACTTTGATCATGCTAGGTATGTCCATGAATATTGCAGGAACACATTCACCCTGAACGTGTACAACGTGAGCCTGAAGCAGACCTCGGCGACGGTGGGGACAGCAGCCAGCAACTCCATGCCGGTCATCACCTTTCTCCTCGCGCTGGTTCTAAAGATGGAGACAATCAAACTCCGGAGCCGATCTGGTTTAGGCAAGCTCGTAGGTATCATGATCTGCCTCGCTGGAGTGCTTGTCATCGCCTTCTACATTGGCCCGTCCATACACCCGCTCGCCCACCATCCGGTCTTCGCTCACAAGCTGCAGAGAATCAACAATGGAGAGTGGATCAGAGCCACATTCCTTCTCATCCTCGCTTGCACAACCTGGTCTTTCTGGATAGCCCTGCAGGTTAGCAAGTCTCTGCTTGGCATATCTGTAGGTTAGATTGATTATTTTACTTTTCATTTATGATTTTcacacctatatatatatatatcagggTTTTCTCGCACCAAATTACAAAATAAGTTCATGTATCACACTCAACAACCACAGAATAATCCTTAACAAAATGTAACCAGCCATACATGATGCATGCCTATACAGATGCCTATGCTTCATACATTTGTGTCATGTATTGCATGCAGGTTCCAATACTTAAAGAATATCCGAACAAGCTGATGGCCACGGCGATGCAATGCCTGTTCGGCGCACTCCAGTCCTTTGTCGTGGCAGCGGTGGCAGAGAGGGACTTCCAAAAATGGAAGCTTGGGCTGGACATTGGCCTCCTTGCGGTCCTCTACTCGGTCAGTTAACTAGTTATGTGCCTATCTTGCTTTGTCTTCGATAGCTGCATGTATATAAATAGTTTTGTAATCTAAATTTGAGTGTACAAATTAATGTGGATGATGTACACAACACACTCAGAGAACGCTCAATTTAATTGTTGCAGGCCTTTTTGGGGACGGGCGCATTGATGTACCTACAAGCCTGGTGTGCGGAAATGAGTGGGCCGGTGTTTGTCGTGATGTGGAATCCATTGGCTTTGGTTTTCACTATATTTTGCTCATTATTCTTCCTTGGGGAAATTGTTCATCTGGGAAGGTAATATTTTCAACATAgaaatatttttcatgaaaagACAACATAAACATTGTGAAATGACCAAATAGAGATTGAATTTTTGTATAAACTGACGGGAGCGTTGTCTACAATGGAGAGTGTCATGTTTTCTAGTTAACATGCCCAAACTTATAAAAACCAAAAACAAGGCTACTCTCCCGGGCAAATATTACTCACAAAATACAAGTTAAACATTTTAGCTATTCTAAATTAATTATCTTGCACGACTGTAATTATGCTTTGAATAATGACTTGTTGGCTTTTGTTTTGCAGTATTTTAGGAGGGGCTCTATTAGTTGGTGGCCTATACATGGTGTTGTGGGGTAAAAGCaacgaagaagaaaataagatgcTATCAGTGATGCCAGAGGAAAGTCAAGTTCAAGGAGAAGGAACGATAACACAGGACAAGCACGAAGAGGAAGAActaacatcacaagtataaaaTTAGATTAACATCTAAAATATGTTTTGTATACCAGACACATGTACAGATTTGCTAAATACACATGCGTAAATCCCCGCAAAAAAATGCACATGAGTAAGGGATGTGCAAAATATGAATTGTGAGACTTTATTGGTACTCCCTCTCCTATTTAAGGATTATTACTAACCATAAAATGCAACATTGGTTGATATTATCAATTCTTCTTTCTAATAAGGTAAGAGAAATGTGGAATATCATTCTTGTTCTACATCACACTATTGCAGGAAAGCTTACTAGTGGCATGCGAGGCTCCTAGGGGTGCCCGCCACTGACCTGCCGCCGCTGCTAACATGGCATCAAAGGTGAGTGGGCGCCCGCCACTGACCTGCTGCCACTGCTAACATGGCATAAGTGGTGAGAGGACGCCCGCCTCTGGTAGATAAATTGTAGTGATGATCGTTCTTTACTACCCGCCACAGGAGCTTGTGGTCGCCCACCACTAGTAACCGACCAGATAGTGGCAGGTGGGAAATAGCGCCTGCCACGGACATTGTCGTCTAGAGAAGCACACATTTGTTGCTGGTGCACGTTGACACACATTACTTAGAAAAGGTTAATTAACATAGTCATATAATTCTTAACATAGCTAAACCAGACTCAATCCATCTCGAAAACAAACAAAAACTAATGAACCATAAACACAAAATTCACATCAATATTGTTATTATATTTATCGAACATCATTTCACTAGTGTAGAAATGGTTAACCACAACTCTTTCCCGTAGCGCGCCATTTCTCACCAACAGCAACACTGATTTGGTCCAttgtgctattactcaatgattttgggtctcaGGGCTCTACAAACGTTCCACAAACTCCGGGTACCGGTTACgagaacctcgtcaaaactcgcacatgTGGTCCATTCTGGCATATTTCTATGCTATTACGCACTGATTATGGGTCCAGGGGCCAtccaaactcgcagatttgtccagtttggccagttttctattttattactcactgattatggGAGCCAGTTATGtgtacctcatcaaaactcacagatttggtccattctgaacagttttctatgctattactcattgattctgggtcccgtggcactacaaacgttcggggaacttcgggtacaggttacgggacctcgtgaaaactcgcagatttggtccattcaggCCAGTTTTCAAGGCCATTACTCGCTGAATGTgagtcccgtggcgctacaaataTTCTGCGAACTTCGGGGGCTATttatgaggacctcgtcaaaactcgctgatttggtccattgtggctagttttctatgctattactcaatgattttgggtctcgaggcaatacaaacgttccacgaactacggggaccggttacgagaacctcgtcaaaactcgcagatttggtccattctgaccagttttctatgctattacgcactgattatgggtcccggggccatccaacgttcggggaactttggggtccggttacggggaccttgtcaaaactcgcagactcGGTTCATTCtgcctagttttctatgctattactcactaattttgattcctggggcgatccaaacgttccgctaacttcgaggaccggttacggggacctcatcaaaactcgcagatttgatccattgtggacagttttctatgctattactcactaattttggtcccggggcggtacaaacgttcggggaacttcggggaccggttacatgTACCTTGTCAAAAcgtgcagatttggtccattctgacaagttttttatgctattactcattgattctggatcccgtggcgctacaaacgttctaggaacttcgaggaccggttacggggacctcctcaaaactcgcaaatttgatccattctgtccagtttcctatgatattagtcactgattctggtcccgtggcgctacaaacgctttgggaacttcggggttcagttacggggacctcgtcaaaactcgtagatttggtccattctggctagttttctgtgctattattcactgattctgGTTCGCGGGGCACTACAAATGTTCCACGAACTTCGGGCTACGGTTAgagggacctcgtgaaaactcgcagatttggtccagtcTGGCTagatttctatgctattactcactgattctgggtctcgaggcgctacaaatgttcggggaacttcggggacaggttacgggacctcgtgaaaactcgcagatttggtcaattcAGGCTAGTTTTCTAGGCCATTAGTCACTGAttgtgggtcccgtggcgctacttACGTGTACCTCATCAAAACTCTcaggtttggtccattctggacagttttctattctattactcaTTAATTCTGGGTTCCGTGGCTCTacaaacgttcggagaacttcgggGACAGGTTAGGGGACCTCGTGAAAAACTCGTGAAAACTTCGGgcaccagttacggggacctcatcaaaactcgcagatttgatcCAGTGtggacagttttctatgctattactcactaattttggtccCGGGGCGGTACAatggttcggggaacttcggggaccggttatgtgtACCTTGTCAAAAcatgcagatttggtccattctggcaagttttttatgctattactcattgattctggATCTTGTGGCGCTACAAACATTCTAGGAACTTCGAGgaacggttacggggacctcctcaaaactcgcagatttgatccattctgtccagttttctaagcaattactcactgattatgggtcccgtggcgctacaaacgctCTGGGAACTTCAGGGactagttacggggacctcgtcaaaactcctagatttggtccattctgggtagttttctatgctattattcactgattctgtttcccggggcactacaaacgttccacgaacttcgGGCaacagttacggggacctcgtgaaaactcccaGATTTGGTACAGTCTGGCcagatttctatgctattactcactgtttctCGGTCCcgaggcgctacaaacgttcggggaactttgggaacaggttacgggacctcgtaaaaactcgcagatttggtccattcaggccagttttctaggccattagtcactgattgtgggtcccgtggcgctacaaacgtgtACCTCATCAATACTCTcaggtttggtccattctggacagttttctatgctattactcattatttCTTGGTTCCGTAGCTCTACAAACATTCAGAGAACTTTGGGGACAGGTtacgggacctcgtgaaaacttcaggcaccagttacggggacctcgtcaaaactcacagatttggtccattctggacagttttctatgctattactcattgattctgggtcccgtggcactACAAACGTTCGCGGAACTTCGGGTACAGGTtacgggacctcgtgaaaactcgcagatttggtccattcaggCTAGTTTTCAAGGCCATTACTCGCTGATTGTGGGTCCCGTGGACAGTTTTCTAGGCTATTACTCATTGGATCTGGGTCCAGGGGCACTACAAACGTTCCATGAACTTCGGGCACCGGttacgggacctcgtcaaaactcgcagatttggtcaagTCTGGCCAAAtttctgtgctattactcactgattctgggtcccgaggcattacaaacgttccacgaactccggggaccgcgtcaaaactcgcagatttgtcgagtttggccagttttctattctattactcactgattttgggaaacgaccgatacgaacgttcgggaacTTTGGAGTCCGGTTATGtgtacctcatcaaaactcgcagatttggtccattctggtcaattttctatgctattactcattgattctgggtaccgtggcgctacaaacgttcggggaactttggggacaggttacgggacctcgtgaaaactcgcagatttggtccattcaggccagttttcaaggctattactcagtgattgtgggtcccgtggcgctacaaacgttctgcGAACTTCGGGGGCtatttatggggacctcgtcaaaactcgctgatttggtccattgtggctagttttctatgctattactcaatgattttgggtcttgAGGCaatacaaacgttccacgaactacggggaccggttacgagaacctcgtcaaaactcgcagatttggtccatcctgaccagttttctatgctattacgcactgattatgggtcccggggccatccaacgttcggggaactttggggtccggttacggggaccttgtcaaaactcgcagactcGGTTCATTCtgcctagttttctatgctattactcactaattttgattccttgggcgatccaaacgttccgctaacttcgaggaccggttacggggacctcatcaaaactcgcagatttgatccattgtggacagttttctatgctattactcactaattttggtcccggggcggtacaaacgttcggggaacttcggggaccggttacatgTACCTTGTCAAAAcgtgcagatttggtccattctggcaagttttttatgctattactcattgattctggatcccgtggcgctacaaacgttctagGAACTTCgaggaccagttacggggacctcctcaaaactcgcaaatttgatccattctgtccagtttccTATGATATTAGTCACTCATTCTGGTCCCATGGCGCTACAAACGCtttgggaacttcggggttcagttacggggacctcgtcaaaactcgcagatttgatccattgtggacagttttctatgctattactcactaattttggtcccggggcggtacaaacgttcggggaacttcggggaccggttacatgTACCTTGTCAAAAcgtgcagatttggtccattctcgcaaggtttttatgctattagtcattgattctggatcccgtggcgctacaaacgttctaggaacttcgaggaccggttaaggggacctcctcaaaactcgcagatttgatccattctgtccagttttctaagcaattactcactgattatgggtcccgtggcgatacaaaCGCTCTCGGAACTTCAGGGgctagttacggggacctcgtcaaaactcctagatttggtccattctggctagttttctatgctattattcactgattctggttcccggggcactacaaacgttccacgaacttcgGGCaacagttacggggacctcgtgaaaactcccaGATTTGGTACAGTCTGGCcagatttctatgctattactcactgattctcagTCCcgaggcgctacaaacgttcggggaacttcgggaacAGGTTACAagacctcgtaaaaactcgcagatttggtccattcaggccagttttctaggccattagtcactgattgtgtgtcccgtggcgctacaaacgtgtACCTCATCAATACTCTcaggtttggtccattctggacagttttctattctattactcaATAATTCTGGGTTCCGTGGCTCTacaaacgttcg encodes:
- the LOC123403965 gene encoding WAT1-related protein At5g64700-like; translated protein: MVGGGKKSYVVAVAIQALYAGLFIISKAAFDSGINTYVFIFYRLTAATALLLPTALINNTCRRSRSTASTPPPAMSCRLLLKLFLCALLGNTFTLNVYNVSLKQTSATVGTAASNSMPVITFLLALVLKMETIKLRSRSGLGKLVGIMICLAGVLVIAFYIGPSIHPLAHHPVFAHKLQRINNGEWIRATFLLILACTTWSFWIALQVPILKEYPNKLMATAMQCLFGALQSFVVAAVAERDFQKWKLGLDIGLLAVLYSAFLGTGALMYLQAWCAEMSGPVFVVMWNPLALVFTIFCSLFFLGEIVHLGR